Proteins found in one Brevibacillus brevis genomic segment:
- a CDS encoding GerAB/ArcD/ProY family transporter — MSRSIFRRNSHMAISVSLALFMVHSNQVGIGIAGVQRFIYDRVQQDAWIAVIIAGIMTHIAAWFMLKILAKYKDMDLYDIHQRVFGKWPARVLNFIFIVYIMGSALTILRGYIEIIQSWMFPEVPSWILNASLLCLAIYGVTGGIRVLAGISFFSVGLTIWQLLLLVYPMQYADFHLLQPVFHHDLVQLMDGAKKMSFSIIGFEIILFIYPFVKEKELLSRYVHGGLFMTTCLYVVVMLVTLLYFQGEQLQHLIWATLMMMKIVEFPFLERFEFVSISLWMLIMLDNLLMNLWVAMRGVHHISGLKERMALIGIVGVMFLASNFLETRQSINLITDIFGGVGFYIIFVYPIVLYVVIRLFRKGPVRT, encoded by the coding sequence ATGTCACGGTCCATTTTTCGTCGGAATAGCCATATGGCTATCAGCGTATCGCTTGCGCTATTTATGGTTCATAGCAATCAGGTTGGAATCGGCATAGCGGGCGTACAACGCTTTATTTATGATAGGGTACAACAAGACGCCTGGATTGCGGTCATAATAGCAGGCATTATGACCCATATTGCGGCGTGGTTCATGCTAAAAATCTTAGCGAAATACAAAGACATGGATTTGTATGACATTCATCAACGTGTATTTGGGAAATGGCCTGCCCGTGTTCTTAATTTCATCTTTATCGTATATATCATGGGCTCGGCCTTAACGATCTTGAGAGGGTACATCGAGATTATTCAGTCATGGATGTTTCCGGAAGTACCTTCCTGGATATTAAATGCCTCCTTGCTTTGCCTGGCCATTTATGGAGTAACAGGTGGTATTCGGGTGTTGGCTGGAATTAGCTTTTTTTCTGTAGGGTTGACGATATGGCAGCTACTGCTCTTGGTTTATCCCATGCAATACGCTGATTTTCATCTGTTGCAGCCAGTCTTTCATCATGATCTTGTACAGCTGATGGACGGTGCGAAGAAGATGTCCTTTTCCATCATCGGATTTGAGATCATTTTGTTCATCTATCCGTTTGTAAAGGAAAAGGAATTGCTATCGCGGTATGTACATGGTGGATTGTTTATGACCACCTGCTTGTATGTGGTAGTCATGCTGGTTACACTCTTGTACTTTCAAGGAGAACAGCTTCAGCATCTAATCTGGGCAACGCTAATGATGATGAAAATTGTAGAGTTTCCGTTTTTGGAGCGTTTTGAGTTTGTGTCCATCTCACTGTGGATGCTCATCATGCTGGATAATTTGCTGATGAACCTGTGGGTAGCCATGCGAGGGGTTCATCATATTAGTGGGCTCAAGGAGAGAATGGCACTTATCGGGATTGTTGGTGTCATGTTTTTGGCTAGCAATTTTTTGGAAACACGCCAGTCGATTAATCTCATCACGGATATTTTCGGTGGTGTAGGCTTCTATATCATTTTTGTTTATCCCATCGTGCTTTATGTAGTAATTCGGCTGTTTCGGAAGGGACCGGTCCGGACATGA